CAGCCCAGCATCGCCGCCCAGGGGATCGGCCTTCCCGAGACCGCGGAGAAGGTGGAGGGGCTGCTGGCGGAAGCGGGCGTGCGCGCCCGGACGGTGCCGGTCGGGGGCGGCGCGCCCGTCGTCTACGGCGAGGTGAAGGGGAAGACCCCGCGCACCTTGATGTTCTACAACCACTACGACGTCCAGCCGCCGGAGCCGTTGGAGGAGTGGGAGAGCGAGCCGTTTGCCGCGGCGGTGCGCGACGGGAAGATCTTTGCCCGCGGCGTCGCGGACAACAAGGGCAATCTGGTGGCGCGGATCTGTGCCGTTGACGCGACGCTTCACGCCCTGGGGGAACTTCCGGTTAGTGTCCGGTTCGTCGTCGAGGGAGAGGAAGAGATCGGCAGCGTCAATCTCCCGACGTTCGTCCGGGAGCACCGCGATCTCGTCGCCGCCGATGCCTGCATCTGGGAGTCCGGGTCCCGCGATATCCAGGAGAACATGGTGCTGGCCCTGGGGGTGAAGGGGATCTGCTACGTTGAGCTGGAGGCTCACGGGGCCTCCCGGGATCTCCATTCCTCGATCGCCACCATCGTGCCGAATCCGGCGTGGCGCCTGGTGTGGGCGCTGTCGACCTTCAAGGATCGGAACGAGCGGGTGCTGATCGACGGGTTCTACGACGACGTGGTGGATCCCACCGAAGACGAGATGGCCCAACTGCGCCGCATTGCATTCCTGCGGGACGATGCGGCTGAGCTCAAGGACTACGGTCTCGACCGCTACCTTCTGGGAGTCTCCGGGGTCGAACTGCTGAAGCGGAATCTGTTTCAACCCACTTGCACGATCTGCGGGGTGACGTCCGGGTACGGCGGACCGGGAAGCAAGACGGTCCTTCCCCGCCGCGCGGTGGCGAAGGTGGATTTCCGGCTCGTGCCCAACCAGCGCGGCAACGATATCTTCCAGAAGGTCAGGGCGCACCTCGCCCAGCACGGCTTCGCCGACATCAGCGCCCGCGCGCTCGGGAATGAGGATCCGGCCAAGACCCCGATGTCTGCCGAGATCGTCAAGATCGTTTCCGAGAGCGTGCGGCGGATCTACAATCGCGAGCCCCTGGTGTACCCGTCCATGGCGGGAACCGGCCCCCAGCACGTGCTCACCGGCGAGCAGGGGATCCCGACGATCGGCTCCGGGGTCGGCTACGCGCACAGCAACGTCCACGCGCCGAACGAGAACATCCGGATCGCGGACTACCTCGGCGGCATCAAGCACATCGCCATGATCATGCATCTGATGGGAGGCGGGCGTTAGGTGGGTGAGGGGTTCCAAACTTCATTACTGGCGGCAGACGACGGCGCCGCCCGGCCGGTGCGGGGCCGCATCTACGTCGGCACCTGCTCGTGGGCGGAGAAGTCGTTCGTCAAAAGCGATTTCTACCCCCGGGCGATCCGCACCGCCCA
The window above is part of the bacterium genome. Proteins encoded here:
- a CDS encoding M20/M25/M40 family metallo-hydrolase; its protein translation is MDRVLQYIDAHQDEYVALLRGLCRQPSIAAQGIGLPETAEKVEGLLAEAGVRARTVPVGGGAPVVYGEVKGKTPRTLMFYNHYDVQPPEPLEEWESEPFAAAVRDGKIFARGVADNKGNLVARICAVDATLHALGELPVSVRFVVEGEEEIGSVNLPTFVREHRDLVAADACIWESGSRDIQENMVLALGVKGICYVELEAHGASRDLHSSIATIVPNPAWRLVWALSTFKDRNERVLIDGFYDDVVDPTEDEMAQLRRIAFLRDDAAELKDYGLDRYLLGVSGVELLKRNLFQPTCTICGVTSGYGGPGSKTVLPRRAVAKVDFRLVPNQRGNDIFQKVRAHLAQHGFADISARALGNEDPAKTPMSAEIVKIVSESVRRIYNREPLVYPSMAGTGPQHVLTGEQGIPTIGSGVGYAHSNVHAPNENIRIADYLGGIKHIAMIMHLMGGGR